The Leucobacter rhizosphaerae genome includes a region encoding these proteins:
- a CDS encoding beta-ketoacyl-[acyl-carrier-protein] synthase family protein, producing MSKKIVVTGIGATTPIGGTARETWEALLAGTSGTRALEYDWVEQYDLPVRFAAEAIVRPEEVLARPVAKRLDPSSQFALIAAMEAFADAGSPELPAERLGVDWATGIGGLWSLLDAWDTLREKGPRRVMPLTVPMLMPNAPAAAVSMHFEARAYARTVASACASSTESLVNAYEHLQAGLADVVIVGGSESAIHPITLASFNSMQALSKRNDSPETASRPYSIDRDGFVMGEGAAALVVETEEHALARGAKIYAEIAGGGVTADSYHITAPEPEGKGASRAVLLALETAGATPDQVTHINAHATSTPTGDIAEYGALRVVFGDRVDSIPVSATKGATGHLLGGTGALEAVFSVLAVQNRIAPPTINVTEQDPEIPLTISGEPQSLGDGPQLAISNSFGFGGHNAVVAIRSVD from the coding sequence ATGAGCAAGAAGATTGTCGTTACCGGCATCGGCGCAACGACGCCGATCGGCGGCACTGCCCGAGAGACCTGGGAAGCGCTGCTCGCGGGCACGTCCGGTACGCGCGCCCTGGAGTACGACTGGGTCGAGCAGTACGACCTGCCCGTGCGGTTCGCCGCCGAGGCGATCGTGCGACCCGAAGAGGTGCTCGCCCGTCCGGTGGCCAAGCGCCTCGACCCGTCCAGCCAGTTCGCCCTCATCGCCGCAATGGAGGCGTTCGCCGACGCGGGCTCCCCGGAGCTCCCCGCCGAACGCCTCGGTGTCGACTGGGCCACCGGGATCGGCGGCCTCTGGTCGCTGCTCGACGCCTGGGACACCCTCCGTGAGAAGGGCCCGCGGCGCGTCATGCCGCTCACCGTGCCGATGCTGATGCCCAACGCACCGGCCGCCGCGGTGTCCATGCACTTCGAGGCCCGCGCCTACGCCCGCACCGTGGCGTCCGCCTGCGCATCGAGCACCGAGTCGCTCGTGAACGCCTACGAGCACCTGCAGGCCGGTCTGGCCGACGTGGTCATCGTCGGCGGCTCGGAGTCGGCGATCCACCCGATCACCCTCGCGTCCTTCAACTCCATGCAGGCGCTGTCGAAGCGGAACGACTCCCCCGAGACCGCCTCGCGCCCCTACAGCATCGACCGTGACGGGTTCGTCATGGGCGAGGGTGCCGCGGCCCTCGTCGTCGAGACCGAGGAGCACGCGCTCGCTCGCGGTGCGAAGATCTACGCGGAGATCGCCGGTGGCGGCGTGACCGCGGATTCCTACCACATCACCGCTCCGGAGCCCGAGGGCAAGGGAGCGAGCCGCGCAGTGCTGCTCGCGCTCGAGACGGCGGGTGCGACCCCCGACCAGGTCACGCACATCAACGCCCACGCCACCTCCACGCCGACCGGCGACATCGCGGAGTACGGTGCGCTGCGCGTCGTGTTCGGGGATCGGGTCGACTCGATCCCGGTTTCGGCGACGAAGGGCGCGACGGGGCACCTCCTCGGTGGCACGGGCGCTCTGGAGGCCGTGTTCTCCGTGCTCGCCGTGCAGAACCGCATTGCACCGCCGACGATCAACGTGACCGAGCAGGATCCCGAGATTCCGCTCACCATCTCCGGCGAACCGCAGTCGCTCGGCGACGGGCCGCAACTCGCGATCTCGAACTCCTTCGGGTTCGGCGGCCACAACGCCGTCGTGGCGATCCGCTCCGTCGACTGA
- a CDS encoding acyl carrier protein, whose amino-acid sequence MAFSNEEVLAGLAELINDETGIAADVVAADKSFTDDLDIDSISMMTIVVNAEEKFDVKIPDEEVKNLKTVGDAVDFIVKAQA is encoded by the coding sequence ATGGCATTCAGCAACGAAGAGGTCCTCGCCGGACTCGCAGAGCTCATCAACGACGAAACCGGCATTGCGGCTGACGTGGTGGCGGCGGACAAGTCCTTCACCGACGACCTCGACATCGACTCCATCTCGATGATGACCATCGTCGTCAACGCCGAGGAGAAGTTCGACGTCAAGATCCCCGACGAAGAGGTCAAGAACCTGAAGACCGTCGGCGACGCCGTCGACTTCATCGTCAAGGCTCAGGCCTAA